In one window of Helianthus annuus cultivar XRQ/B chromosome 17, HanXRQr2.0-SUNRISE, whole genome shotgun sequence DNA:
- the LOC110923934 gene encoding uncharacterized protein LOC110923934, whose protein sequence is MASKRRFKNTPLIDNTLVGESSNSTNDSVSISYNSNGLLAKERRKMRKLYLDSKRSNSKKQTTGPVSRGRSKVNNRSQVIDKENYNSNISSSSNNFHTVRNLKYVNTSASSSTITTSGLPLNNEFTTSTSTRFSIESNIVTQSSNSIGQSSSTLTKLNSGKQKLLPKKRRIDPIPMLDLTSDDENVVFAPIQDPCKGVSTEYLDHGNQSLKCEMCDSLLWTDEGGKGRITLGKLTYSLCCGYGKVELPDLKEPSSIYKDLFANSNENSKYFLKNIRRYNSMFAFTSMGGKVDSSINSGRAPYVFRISGQNFHTLGGLVPAPGKQPKFSQLYIYDTENEVSNRNKLFSDSTNKSDLHLKQIDLHLIKFLKDFLDNNNQLVKSYRIARNHFTDNPNENFKLRIIYKRDLDGRTYNLPSSSEVAALIVGGIQEIVDHRDIVVESHTEGLQRISELHPSYLALQYPILFPNGDDGYRIDIPHRDGISTLKKISPKCTMREFFAYRIQDRSTSFSVILNARRLFQQFLVDAYTMIESERLNYIRFQQKHLRSESYTNLQKFKNEGKEDLSNTGVRLVLPSSFTGGSRYMQQNYLDAMAICKWFGYPDFFITVTCNPKWPEIIRYLRNTSIKQEDRPDIMCRLFKMKLDSIIKDLKDKKVLGALSAAVYTVEFQKRGLPHAHICIFLKPESKLLSVDHIDKFISAEIPNKIQDPALYALVSEFMIHGPCGNANPKCPCMVDNRCTKKFLKKFINETITDAEGFPVYRRRDNGNTIIKSKVQLDNRSVVPYNPLLLKRYQAHINVEWCNQAGSIKYLFKYINKGPDKASLVVSNGDGTENEKTSKDEIKAYYDCRYVSACEASWRIFANEVHYRFPPVMRLPFHMEGQQNVVFGAEDDIEEVLDKPSVSSSIFLKWMEMNINNEEARKLTYVEFPTKFCWKLKDRNWAERKKKLLQIGRIHSVSPALGEPYFLRILLNKVKGPRSFEEIRTVDGQLFPTFRDACYAMGLLDDDMEYIEAIKEASFTGDGRYIRALFVTLLLSNTLSRPEFVFEQTWKYLGDDILYKTRKETKNKDLVMSDDRLKNKTLVEIEKYLIRNGSSLTRWPTIPYPDYDSFAVGNNRLVDEELSFSVPEVQSELDSLKSSLTDEQLYVYNQIMTAVEGEKGGVFFVYGYGGTGKTFLWKTLALTVRSREQIVLNVASSGIASLLMSRGRTAHSRFHIPINLDESSMCHIRPDGDVAYLLKQTRLIIWDEAPMVHRHAFEALDRTLKDIFVDKSNCQSDVLFGGKVIVFGGDFRQILPVIPNGSRQEIVNASLSSSYIWPHCKLLTLTKNMRLTVGVLPSTIESTKRFAQWLLDIGEGKVGGDNDGVATVEIPSDLLITDSLDPIESLIQFVYPSVLERYKDRDYFSERAILTPKNEVVHEINDRLLELFPGEPTEYLSSDSICATEKGIDSFQQELYSPDVLNGLKISGLPNHRLVLKLGVPIMLLRNIDQQNGLCNGTRLQVTFLGKRVIEAEIISGANVGTRTFIPRISMIPSDKKIPFAFQRRQFPVAVCFAMTINKSQGQSLSKVGLFLKEPVFTHGQLYVALSRVKSREGVKMLILDKDGKPTNTTTNVVYKEVFTHL, encoded by the exons ATGGCAAGTAAGAGAAGATTTAAAAATACACCGTTGATTGATAATACTTTAGTCGGGGAATCATCTAACA GTACAAATGATTCAGTTTCGATTAGTTATAACTCAAATG GATTACTTGctaaagaaagaagaaaaatgcGGAAGCTCTATCTTGATAGCAAACGTTCGAATTCAAAGAAACAAACTACTGGTCCTGTTAGTAGAGGACGCTCAAAAGTCAATAATCGGTCTCAGGTCATCGACAAAGAGAATTATAATTCAAATATTTCTTCATCATCTAATAATTTTCACACCGTGCGGAACTTGAAATATGTAAACACATCAGCATCATCAAGTACCATCACGACAA GTGGTCTTCCTTTGAATAACGAATTTACCACTTCTACAAGTACTCGGTTTTCTATTGAGTCAAACATTGTTACACAAAGCAGTAACTCCATTGGTCAATCTTCTTCAACGTTAACAAAGTTGAATTCCGGTAAACAAAAGCTTTTACCTAAGAAACGCCGTATTGATCCTATTCCAATGTTAGATCTTACGTCTGATGATGAGAATGTAGTGTTTGCACCCATCCAAGACCCTTGTAAGGGTGTATCAACAG AATATTTGGATCACGGTAATCAAAGCCTTAAATGTGAGATGTGTGATTCATTGTTATGGACTGACGAAGGTGGTAAAGGGAGAATTACATTGGGTAAGTTAACCTATAGCTTATGTTGTGGTTATGGAAAAGTGGAGCTTCCGGATTTGAAAGAGCCTTCTTCAATATACAAGGATCTATTTGCAAATTCTAATGAAAACAGCAAGTATTTTCTAAAGAATATCCGTCGATATAATTCTATGTTCGCATTCACATCCATGGGTGGAAAAGTAGATTCAAGCATCAATAGTGGGAGGGCACCTTATGTATTCCGTATAAGTGGACAGAATTTTCATACATTAGGTGGTTTGGTACCTGCACCTGGAAAACAGCCAAAGTTCTCCCAGCTTTATATTTATGACACTGAGAATGAAGTTTCAAATAGAAATAAGTTGTTCAG TGACTCCACAAATAAGTCCGACTTGCATTTAAAGCAAATAGATCTTCATCTCAtaaagtttttaaaagacttcctGGATAATAATAATCAGTTGGTTAAAAGTTACAGAATAGCACGAAACCACTTCACTGATAATCCTAATGAGAACTTCAAACTTCGTATCATTTACAAAAGAGATCTTGATGGTCGTACTTACAACTTGCCTTCATCTTCTGAAGTTGCTGCATTGATTGTTGGTGGTATCCAAGAAATAGTTGACCATCGTGATATTGTTGTTGAGTCTCACACTGAAGGTCTTCAACGAATAAGTGAACTTCATCCATCATATCTTGCACTTCAGTATCCAATTCTTTTTCCCAATGGTGATGACGGATATAGAATAGACATTCCTCATAGGGATGGTATAAGTACTTTAAAGAAAATTAGTCCCAAGTGTACAATGAGAGAATTCTTTGCTTATAGAATCCAAGATCGATCAACTTCATTTTCGGTAATATTAAATGCCCGCAGATTGTTCCAGCAATTTTTGGTTGATGCATATACCATGATCGAGAGTGAAAGACTTAATTATATCCGTTTTCAACAAAAACATCTTAGGTCTGAATCATACACAAATCTTCAGAAATTTAAGAATGAAGGAAAAGAGGATCTATCTAACACTGGGGTACGGTTAGTACTACCATCATCTTTTACTGGTGGATCTCGATATATGCAGCAAAATTATCTAGATGCTATGGCTATTTGCAAATGGTTCGGGTATCCTGATTTTTTCATTACGGTGACATGTAATCCTAAGTGGCCAGAGATTATCCGATACCTTCGAAATACTTCTATTAAGCAAGAGGACAGACCAGATATTATGTGTCGTTTGTTTAAGATGAAACTGGATTCAATTATAAAGGATTTGAAAGACAAGAAAGTGCTTGGAGCACTAAGTGCAG cgGTTTATACTGTTGAATTTCAAAAACGTGGGTTGCCACATGCTCACATTTGTATTTTTTTGAAACCTGAATCCAAGCTTCTCTCCGTTGATCACATAGACAAATTCATATCTGCTGAGATACCAAATAAGATTCAAGATCCCGCTCTTTATGCTCTTGTATCCGAGTTTATGATTCATGGCCCATGTGGAAATGCAAATCCCAAGTGTCCTTGTATGGTTGATAATAGATGTacaaaaaaatttctaaaaaaattcATTAATGAAACAATTACCGATGCTGAAGGTTTCCCTGTATACAGAAGAAGAGATAATGGAAACACCATTATCAAGTCCAAAGTTCAATTGGACAACAGAAGTGTCGTTCCATATAATCCGCTTCTTTTGAAAAGATACCAAGCTCACATTAATGTAGAATGGTGCAATCAAGCGGGTTCtatcaaatatttgtttaaatacaTTAATAAAGGTCCAGACAAAGCATCGCTTGTGGTGTCAAATGGAGACGGTACAGAAAACGAAAAAACATCAAAGGATGAGATAAAAGCTTATTATGATTGTAGGTACGTTTCCGCTTGTGAAGCTTCTTGGAGAATATTTGCAAATGAAGTTCACTATAGGTTTCCTCCAGTTATGAGGCTTCCTTTTCATATGGAAGGTCAACAAAATGTTGTTTTTGGTGCCGAAGATGATATTGAAGAAGTGTTGGACAAGCCATCAGTCTCTTCATCAATTTTTTTAAAGTGGATGGAGATGAACATAAATAATGAGGAAGCACGGAAGCTTACATATGTTGAGTTTCCTACAAAATTCTGTTGGAAACTAAAGGATAGAAATTGGGCAGAacgtaaaaaaaaattattacagATTGGACGCATTCATTCTGTTTCCCCTGCTTTGGGTGAACCATATTTTCTTAGAATTCTTTTAAACAAAGTCAAAGGACCAAGATCCTTTGAAGAAATTAGAACTGTTGATGGCCAATTGTTTCCAACCTTCAGGGATGCATGTTATGCAATGGGTTTGTTAGACGATGACATGGAATACATCGAAGCTATTAAAGAAGCCAGTTTTACGGGAGATGGTCGGTATATTCGTGCATTGTTTGTCACTTTGCTGTTGTCAAACACATTATCAAGACCTGAATTTGTTTTCGAACAAACATGGAAATACTTGGGGGATGACATTTTATATAAAACGAGAAAAGAAACAAAGAACAAAG ATCTTGTAATGTCAGATGACAGATTGAAGAACAAGACATTGGTGGAGATTGAGAAGTACCTCATTCGAAATGGGTCCTCTTTGACACGATGGCCAACAATTCCTTATCCTGATTACGATTCGTTTGCAGTTGGAAACAATCGTCTGGTTGACGAAGAACTGTCTTTTAGTGTTCCTGAGGTACAGAGTGAGTTGGATAGTCTAAAATCTTCATTGACTGACGAACAACTATATGTTTATAATCAGATAATGACAGCCGTTGAAGGCGAGAAAGGAGGTGTATTTTTTGTTTACGGATATGGAGGAACCGGGAAGACGTTTTTGTGGAAGACGTTAGCCTTAACCGTTAGGTCGAGGGAGCAGATTGTTTTAAATGTGGCTTCAAGTGGTATTGCTTCACTTCTAATGTCAAGAGGTAGAACGGCTCATTCTAGATTTCACATCCCCATTAATTTAGATGAGAGTTCTATGTGTCACATAAGGCCCGATGGTGATGTAGCTTATCTGCTTAAACAAACTAGGTTGATTATATGGGACGAAGCACCCATGGTACATAGACATGCGTTTGAAGCTTTAGATAGAACATTAAAAGATATTTTTGTCGATAAAAGCAATTGTCAGTCGGATGTTTTGTTTGGAGGTAAGGTTATCGTTTTTGGTGGTGATTTTAGACAAATTCTTCCTGTTATTCCAAATGGAAGTAGGCAAGAAATTGTTAACGCTTCATTGAGTTCTTCCTATATCTGGCCCCATTGCAAGTTACTTACTTTGACCAAAAACATGAGATTGACTGTTGGTGTTTTACCATCTACAATCGAGTCGACAAAGAGATTTGCCCAATGGCTTCTTGATATAGGCGAGGGTAAAGTTGGAGGGGACAATGATGGTGTAGCAACTGTAGAAATACCATCTGATTTGTTAATCACAGATTCTTTGGATCCCATCGAAAGTTTAATTCAATTTGTATATCCATCTGTTCTTGAAAGATATAAGGATCGAGATTATTTTTCTGAAAGGGCGATTCTGACACCAAAAAACGAGGTCGTACATGAAATAAATGATCGACTACTAGAATTGTTTCCTGGTGAACCAACAGAGTACCTGAGTTCTGATAGTATATGTGCGACGGAGAAAGGTATCGATTCATTCCAACAAGAGTTGTATTCACCTGATGTCCTTAATGGTTTAAAGATATCTGGTTTACCTAATCAtcgtttggttttaaaacttggAGTTCCAATTATGCTTCTTAGGAACATTGATCAGCAAAATGGTTTGTGTAATGGTACAAGGTTACAGGTTACATTTCTTGGAAAGAGGGTCATAGAAGCTGAAATTATATCAGGTGCTAATGTCGGAACCAGAACATTCATACCAAGAATTAGCATGATTCCCTCCGACAAAAAAATTCCTTTTGCTTTTCAAAGACGACAGTTTCCTGTTGCTGTGTGCTTTGCTATGACGATCAACAAGAGTCAAGGCCAATCTTTATCTAAGGTTGGATTGTTTTTAAAAGAGCCCGTTTTTACACATGGCCAGCTATATGTAGCATTGTCAAGAGTTAAATCAAGGGAAGGTGTGAAGATGTTAATTCTTGATAAGGATGGCAAACCTACCAACACAACAACTAATGTGGTTTACAAAGAAGTGTTCACACATTTATGA